A genomic window from Klebsiella quasipneumoniae subsp. quasipneumoniae includes:
- the rodZ gene encoding cytoskeleton protein RodZ, with protein MNTEATQDHQEANTTGARLRHAREQLGLSQQAVAERLCLKVSTVRDIEDDKAPADLASTFLRGYIRSYARLVHIPEDELLPMMAKQAPIRAAKVAPMQSFSLGKRRKKRDGWLMSFTWLVLFVVIGLSGAWWWQDHKAQQEEISTMADQSSAELNSGDTSSQSVPLDTSAPAAPTADSAANSAPTDTASAPTTSAPAQTPADNNAVVAASQANVDTAGAAPATPASPLPTDQANVTNPAAAAQDLVMNFSADCWLEVSDATGKKLFSGLQRKGGNLNLSGQAPYKLKIGAPAAVEIQYLGKPVDLSRFIRTNQVARLTLNAESSPAQ; from the coding sequence ATGAATACTGAAGCCACTCAAGATCATCAAGAAGCAAACACCACGGGCGCGCGTCTGCGTCACGCCCGCGAACAACTCGGACTTAGCCAGCAAGCGGTGGCAGAACGCTTATGCCTGAAGGTGTCCACGGTTCGTGATATTGAAGACGATAAGGCGCCTGCCGACCTCGCTTCCACCTTCCTGCGCGGGTACATCCGCTCCTATGCTCGCCTCGTACATATCCCGGAAGACGAGCTGCTGCCGATGATGGCTAAGCAAGCGCCCATCCGCGCGGCGAAAGTCGCGCCAATGCAGAGCTTCTCTTTAGGTAAACGTCGCAAAAAACGCGACGGCTGGCTGATGAGCTTCACCTGGCTGGTGCTGTTTGTGGTTATCGGCCTGAGCGGCGCCTGGTGGTGGCAAGACCATAAGGCGCAGCAGGAAGAGATCTCCACCATGGCCGATCAGTCTTCCGCTGAGCTGAACAGCGGCGACACCAGCAGCCAGAGCGTGCCGCTGGATACCAGCGCCCCGGCAGCCCCGACCGCCGATAGCGCTGCGAACAGCGCGCCAACCGATACCGCCAGCGCCCCGACCACCAGCGCCCCGGCCCAGACGCCGGCGGACAATAACGCCGTTGTCGCGGCTTCCCAGGCCAATGTCGATACCGCAGGCGCGGCGCCGGCTACCCCAGCCTCGCCATTGCCGACCGATCAGGCGAACGTGACGAACCCGGCGGCGGCGGCGCAGGATCTGGTGATGAACTTTTCCGCCGATTGCTGGCTGGAAGTGAGCGATGCCACCGGCAAAAAACTGTTCAGCGGCCTGCAGCGTAAAGGCGGCAACCTGAACCTGAGCGGTCAGGCGCCGTATAAGCTGAAAATTGGCGCCCCGGCTGCGGTAGAGATCCAGTATCTGGGCAAGCCTGTCGATTTAAGTCGTTTTATCAGAACTAACCAGGTTGCGCGTCTGACCCTTAATGCCGAATCATCACCGGCGCAGTAA
- the pbpC gene encoding peptidoglycan glycosyltransferase PbpC (penicillin-binding protein 1C), with amino-acid sequence MGVVHRVKRRWRWLAAFIFLLWLAVLTADRLWPLPLHDVTPARVVVAEDGTPLWRFADAQGVWRYPVTLADVSPRYLQAFIQYEDRWFWRHPGVNPFAVVRAAWQDLTSGRVISGGSTLTMQVARLLDPHPRTFGGKLRQLWRALQLEWHLSKSEILTLYLNRAPFGGTLQGIGAASWAYLGKPPAQLSYGEAALLAVLPQAPSRLRPDRWPQRAQAARDKVLARMVSQGVWPRLAVKEAMEEPVWLFPRQMPQLAPLFARRTLATSREEKVVTTLDAGLQRQLEDLALNWKSRLPPRSSLAMVVVDHTDMKVRGWVGSADITDDSRFGHIDMASAVRSPGSVLKPFIYALAMDEGLIHPASLLQDVPRRFSDYRPGNFDSGFHGPVSASDALVRSLNLPAVQVLEAYGPKRFAANLRNAGLPLMLPAGAEPNLSLILGGAGARLEDIVAAYSAFARHGKAARLRMTPGDPLVERALISPGAAWIVRRILAGEAQPVPDASLPQAVPLAWKTGTSYGYRDAWAVGLNARYLIGIWTGRPDGTPVVGQFGFASAVPLLNQVNNLLLARPAMSRGGLPVDPRPATVSRGTLCWPGGQALPAGDSNCRRRLASWLLEDSQPPTLLLPGQEGVRGIRFPVWRNEHGERVAADCPGARESVVEVWPLPLDPWLPPGERRSARLGPASKACPPLQTQDAAPLVLSGVREGAVIKRLPGEARVMLPLQTSGGEGRRWWFINGQPIDAAGARTTLTLDKPGEWQLVVMDEAGQTAAARFTLQ; translated from the coding sequence ATGGGCGTAGTGCATCGGGTAAAACGCCGCTGGCGCTGGCTGGCGGCGTTTATTTTTCTGCTGTGGCTGGCGGTTCTGACCGCCGATCGCCTGTGGCCGCTGCCGCTGCATGACGTCACGCCTGCCCGGGTGGTCGTGGCGGAGGATGGGACCCCCCTATGGCGGTTTGCCGACGCGCAGGGCGTCTGGCGTTATCCGGTGACTCTCGCCGACGTGTCGCCGCGCTATCTGCAGGCGTTTATTCAGTATGAGGACCGCTGGTTCTGGCGCCATCCGGGGGTCAATCCCTTCGCTGTAGTGCGCGCCGCCTGGCAGGATCTCACCTCCGGGCGGGTCATTTCCGGCGGCAGTACCCTCACCATGCAGGTGGCGCGCCTGCTCGATCCCCACCCCCGCACTTTCGGCGGCAAGCTGCGCCAGCTGTGGCGGGCGCTGCAGCTGGAGTGGCATCTGTCAAAGAGCGAAATCCTGACCCTGTATCTGAATCGTGCGCCCTTTGGCGGCACCCTGCAGGGGATCGGCGCGGCCAGTTGGGCTTATCTCGGCAAGCCGCCCGCGCAGCTCAGCTACGGCGAGGCGGCGCTGCTGGCGGTGCTGCCCCAGGCGCCCAGCCGTTTACGTCCGGACCGCTGGCCGCAGCGGGCCCAGGCGGCGCGGGATAAAGTCCTTGCGCGCATGGTCAGCCAGGGCGTCTGGCCGAGGCTGGCGGTAAAGGAGGCGATGGAGGAGCCGGTGTGGCTGTTTCCGCGGCAGATGCCGCAGCTGGCGCCGCTCTTCGCCCGCCGGACGCTGGCGACCAGTCGTGAGGAAAAAGTGGTGACGACCCTCGATGCCGGACTGCAGCGGCAGCTCGAGGATCTGGCGCTGAACTGGAAGTCGCGCCTGCCGCCGCGCAGTTCGCTGGCGATGGTTGTCGTCGACCACACGGATATGAAAGTCCGCGGCTGGGTGGGGTCGGCGGATATTACGGACGACAGTCGCTTTGGCCACATTGATATGGCGTCGGCGGTCCGTTCGCCTGGGTCGGTGCTGAAACCCTTTATTTATGCGCTGGCGATGGATGAAGGACTGATCCATCCGGCGTCGTTATTGCAGGATGTGCCGCGGCGCTTTAGCGATTATCGCCCCGGTAACTTTGACAGCGGCTTTCACGGCCCGGTGAGCGCCAGCGACGCGCTGGTGCGCTCCCTGAATCTGCCGGCGGTCCAGGTGCTCGAAGCCTACGGGCCCAAACGTTTCGCGGCGAATTTGCGTAATGCCGGGTTGCCCCTGATGCTGCCCGCCGGCGCCGAGCCGAATCTGTCGTTGATCCTCGGCGGCGCCGGGGCGAGGCTGGAAGATATCGTCGCGGCGTACAGCGCCTTTGCCCGCCACGGGAAGGCGGCGCGGCTGCGCATGACGCCCGGAGACCCGCTGGTGGAAAGGGCGCTGATATCCCCGGGGGCGGCGTGGATCGTCCGGCGCATCCTGGCCGGCGAAGCGCAGCCGGTTCCCGATGCCTCACTCCCGCAAGCGGTGCCGCTGGCCTGGAAGACCGGCACCAGCTACGGGTATCGCGATGCGTGGGCGGTGGGCCTCAATGCGCGTTATCTGATTGGCATCTGGACCGGGCGTCCGGACGGTACGCCGGTGGTGGGGCAGTTTGGCTTCGCCAGCGCGGTGCCGTTGCTCAATCAGGTCAATAATCTGCTGCTCGCCCGCCCGGCGATGAGCCGCGGCGGCCTGCCGGTCGATCCGCGACCGGCAACGGTTAGCCGCGGGACGCTCTGCTGGCCCGGCGGCCAGGCGCTGCCGGCGGGCGACAGCAACTGCCGTCGTCGCCTGGCCAGCTGGCTGCTGGAAGATAGCCAGCCGCCGACCCTGCTGCTGCCGGGGCAGGAGGGCGTGCGCGGGATCCGCTTCCCGGTGTGGCGCAATGAACACGGCGAACGGGTGGCGGCGGATTGTCCCGGGGCGCGCGAAAGTGTGGTGGAGGTCTGGCCGCTGCCGCTGGATCCCTGGCTACCGCCGGGGGAACGTCGCTCCGCGCGTCTGGGGCCGGCATCGAAGGCATGCCCGCCGTTGCAAACTCAGGATGCCGCGCCGCTGGTGCTCTCCGGGGTCCGCGAGGGGGCGGTGATTAAACGTCTGCCGGGGGAGGCGCGGGTGATGTTGCCCCTGCAAACCAGCGGTGGTGAAGGGCGGCGCTGGTGGTTTATCAACGGCCAGCCGATAGATGCCGCCGGCGCGAGAACCACGCTAACTCTGGATAAGCCCGGCGAGTGGCAGCTGGTGGTGATGGATGAGGCAGGACAAACGGCGGCCGCGCGTTTTACCCTGCAATAA
- a CDS encoding bifunctional tRNA (adenosine(37)-C2)-methyltransferase TrmG/ribosomal RNA large subunit methyltransferase RlmN, translating into MSEQIITPDTAALTVPNKDAKINLLDLNRQQMREFFKNMGEKPFRADQVMKWMYHYCCDDFDEMTDINKVLRSKLKEVAEIRAPEVVEEQRSTDGTIKWAIAVGDQRVETVYIPEEDRATLCVSSQVGCALECKFCSTAQQGFNRNLRVSEIIGQVWRAAKIVGAVKTTGVRPITNVVMMGMGEPLLNLNNVVPAMEIMLDDFGFGLSKRRVTLSTSGVVPALDKLGDMIDVALAISLHAPNDTIRDEIVPINKKYNIETFLNSVRGYISKSNANQGRVTIEYVMLDHVNDGTEHAHELAALLKDTPCKINLIPWNPFPGAPYGRSSNSRIDRFSKVLMEYGFTTIVRKTRGDDIDAACGQLAGDVIDRTKRTLRKRMQGEAIDVKAV; encoded by the coding sequence ATGTCTGAACAAATTATCACGCCTGATACCGCCGCTCTGACGGTGCCGAACAAAGATGCCAAAATCAACCTGCTGGATTTAAACCGTCAGCAGATGCGCGAGTTTTTCAAAAACATGGGCGAGAAGCCTTTCCGCGCCGATCAGGTGATGAAATGGATGTATCACTACTGCTGCGACGACTTTGATGAGATGACTGACATTAACAAAGTCCTGCGCAGTAAACTGAAAGAAGTGGCGGAGATCCGCGCCCCGGAAGTGGTTGAAGAGCAACGCTCAACCGACGGGACCATCAAATGGGCGATTGCCGTTGGCGATCAGCGCGTCGAGACCGTCTATATCCCGGAAGAAGACCGCGCCACCCTGTGCGTCTCCTCCCAGGTAGGCTGCGCGCTGGAGTGTAAATTCTGCTCCACTGCCCAGCAGGGCTTTAACCGCAACCTGCGGGTTTCCGAAATTATCGGCCAGGTCTGGCGCGCGGCGAAAATCGTCGGCGCGGTGAAGACCACCGGCGTACGTCCGATCACCAACGTGGTGATGATGGGCATGGGCGAGCCGCTGCTGAACCTCAACAACGTCGTTCCGGCGATGGAAATCATGCTCGACGATTTCGGCTTTGGCCTCTCCAAACGTCGCGTCACCCTGTCGACTTCCGGCGTGGTGCCGGCGCTGGATAAACTCGGCGATATGATCGACGTCGCGCTGGCCATCTCCCTGCACGCGCCGAACGACACCATTCGTGACGAAATCGTCCCGATCAACAAAAAGTACAACATCGAGACCTTCCTCAACTCGGTGCGCGGCTATATTTCGAAGTCCAACGCCAACCAGGGCCGGGTGACCATCGAGTACGTGATGCTGGATCATGTCAACGACGGCACCGAGCACGCCCACGAACTGGCGGCGCTGCTGAAAGATACGCCGTGCAAGATCAACCTGATCCCATGGAACCCGTTCCCGGGCGCGCCGTATGGCCGCAGCTCCAACAGCCGCATCGACCGTTTCTCCAAAGTTCTGATGGAGTACGGCTTTACGACCATCGTGCGTAAAACGCGCGGCGACGATATCGATGCCGCCTGCGGTCAGCTGGCGGGCGACGTCATCGACCGTACCAAGCGCACGCTGCGTAAGCGGATGCAGGGCGAAGCGATTGACGTAAAAGCGGTCTGA
- the ndk gene encoding nucleoside-diphosphate kinase, which yields MAIERTFSIIKPNAVAKNVIGSIFSRFEAAGFKIVGTKMLHLTVEQARGFYAEHEGRPFFDGLVEFMTSGPIVVSVLEGENAVQRHRDLLGATNPANALAGTLRADYADSFTENGTHGSDSVESAAREIAFFFAEGEVCPRTR from the coding sequence ATGGCTATTGAACGTACTTTTTCCATCATCAAACCAAACGCGGTGGCAAAAAACGTTATTGGCAGCATCTTTTCCCGCTTTGAAGCTGCAGGGTTCAAAATCGTCGGCACCAAAATGCTGCACCTGACCGTAGAGCAGGCTCGTGGTTTCTATGCAGAGCACGAAGGTCGCCCGTTCTTCGACGGTCTGGTTGAGTTCATGACCTCCGGCCCGATCGTGGTTTCCGTCCTGGAAGGCGAAAACGCCGTTCAGCGTCACCGTGACCTGCTGGGCGCCACCAACCCGGCAAACGCCCTGGCGGGTACCCTGCGCGCTGACTACGCTGACAGCTTCACCGAGAACGGCACCCACGGTTCCGACTCTGTAGAATCCGCTGCACGCGAAATCGCGTTCTTCTTTGCTGAAGGCGAGGTTTGCCCGCGCACTCGCTAA
- a CDS encoding alpha-2-macroglobulin family protein → MKPFRLAALSLALLTAFSLTGCDDSGTPQATAPTPAADSGPGAAAKPDSAQLAALAEKSQGKALTLLDASEVQLDGAATLVLTFSVSLQPDQDFSRSVHLVDKKSGKVDGAWELAPNLKELRLRHLEPKRELIVSVDPTLTALNKATLDKPFEKTLTTRDIAPSVGFASRGSLLPGNVIAGLPVMALNVDNVDVNFFRIKPESLSAFVSQWEYRNSLSNWESDELLKMADLVYSGRFDLNPARNTREKLLLPLSDIKPLQQPGVYVAVMNPAGHYSYSNAATLFTLSDIGVSAHRYHNRLDVFTQSLENGAAQSGIDVQLLNAKGQTLAQAKSDSQGHVTLQTDKEAALLLARKEGQTTLLDLKLPALDLAEFSIAGAPGFSKQFFMFGPRDLYRPGETVILNALLRDSDGKPLAEQPVKLEVVQPDGQVIRSVMSKPVNGLYQFTYPLDSGAATGMWHIRASTGDNQPREWDFHVEDFMPERMALKLTPQAAPVAPNADVAFDVSGAYLYGAPASGNTLQGKLFLRPLRDAVAALPGFEFGDIAEENLSRSLDEVQLTLDEKGHGEVTTSSQWQDSHSPLQVVLQASLLESGGRPVTRTVKQPIWPAEALPGIRPQFTLKDVYDYRTDTTVKQPVVDENSNAAFDIVYADAKGEKKAVSGLQVRLIRERRDYYWNWSDSEGWQSQFDQKDLQEGEESLDLQAGQIGKVSFPVEWGSYRLEVKGPDDVVSSVRFWAGYSWQDNSEGTGAARPDRVTMKLDKPSYKPGDTIRLHIAAPAAGKGYAMVESSEGPLWWQEIDVPAEGMDLSIPVDNAWNRHDLYLSTLVVRPGDKSRSATPKRAVGLLHLPLGDENRRLTLALEAPDKMRPNQPLTVKVKASVKEGEAPKQVNVLLSAVDSGVLNITDYATPDPWNAFFGQKRYGADIYDIYGQVIEGQGRVASLRFGGDGDELKRGGKPPVNHVTIIAQQAQPVVLNDQGEGTVTLPIGDFNGELRVMAQAWTADDFGSSEDKVVVAAPVIAELNTPRFLASGDTTRLALDLSNLTDKPQTLQVHLAASGLVTLTEGQLTSVQLAPGARSTLFVPVSALPGFGDGQVSATISGLSLPGETFAPLQKQWKIGVRPAFPAQTVNSGAVLQPGESWQAPAAQSAGFAPQTLQGQLLLSGKPPLNLARYIRDLKAYPYGCLEQTASGLFPSLYTSAAQLKALGISGDSDEKRRAAIDVGISRLLQMQLENGGFALWDKEGPEEYWLTAYAMDFLVRAGEQGYSVPVNAINKGNERLLRYLQEPGLMTVRYSDDAQASRFAAQAYAALVLARQQKAPLGALREIWSRHDQARSGLPLLQLGIALKTMGDAPRGDEAMKLAVATPRHDENRWLGDYGSSLRDDALKLALLEENKLLPEAQNTLLSTLSEEAYGQRWLSTQETNALFLAGRTLAELPGDWQAQTSLQAEPLAGDKAQTRNLDGDRLATLQVSNTGSQPLWLRLDSSGYPQSAPQPGGNVLGIERAVFDTQGRQKSLSSLRSGELVLVKLEVTARRNVPDALVVDLLPAGLELENQNLANSSASLQENGEAVQNLLNQMQQADIQHIEFRDDRFVAAVAVNEGQPVTLVYLARAVTPGTYQVPQPQVESMYVPQWRATGTASGPLTVTP, encoded by the coding sequence ATGAAACCATTTCGTTTAGCGGCGCTGTCACTGGCGCTCCTTACCGCATTTTCATTAACCGGGTGTGATGACAGCGGTACACCGCAGGCTACGGCCCCGACGCCGGCCGCCGATAGCGGCCCTGGCGCGGCGGCAAAACCGGACAGCGCCCAGCTGGCGGCGCTGGCGGAAAAAAGCCAGGGCAAAGCGCTGACGCTGCTCGACGCCTCGGAGGTGCAGCTGGATGGCGCCGCGACCCTGGTGCTGACCTTTTCCGTATCGCTGCAGCCGGACCAGGATTTCTCCCGCAGCGTGCACCTGGTGGATAAGAAGAGCGGTAAGGTTGATGGCGCGTGGGAGCTGGCGCCGAACCTGAAAGAGCTGCGTCTGCGTCACCTTGAGCCAAAGCGCGAGCTGATTGTCTCGGTCGACCCGACGCTGACCGCCCTGAACAAGGCGACGCTCGATAAACCGTTCGAGAAGACCCTGACTACCCGCGATATCGCGCCAAGCGTCGGATTTGCCAGCCGCGGCTCGCTGCTGCCGGGCAACGTGATCGCCGGGCTGCCGGTGATGGCGCTGAACGTCGATAACGTCGACGTGAACTTCTTCCGCATTAAGCCGGAATCGCTCTCGGCCTTCGTCAGCCAGTGGGAATACCGCAATTCATTAAGCAACTGGGAATCCGACGAGCTGCTGAAGATGGCCGATCTGGTATACAGCGGCCGCTTTGACCTCAATCCGGCGCGCAATACCCGCGAAAAGCTGCTGCTGCCGCTGAGCGACATCAAGCCGCTCCAGCAGCCTGGCGTCTACGTGGCGGTCATGAACCCGGCGGGTCATTATAGCTACAGCAACGCGGCGACGCTGTTTACCCTTAGCGACATCGGCGTGTCGGCGCATCGCTACCACAACCGGCTGGACGTCTTTACCCAGAGCCTGGAAAACGGCGCCGCCCAGTCTGGTATCGATGTCCAGCTGCTCAACGCCAAAGGGCAGACCCTGGCGCAGGCGAAAAGCGATAGCCAGGGCCACGTCACCCTGCAAACCGATAAAGAAGCCGCGCTGCTGCTGGCGCGCAAAGAGGGACAGACCACGCTGCTCGACCTCAAACTGCCGGCGCTGGATCTGGCGGAGTTCTCCATTGCCGGCGCGCCAGGCTTCAGCAAACAGTTCTTTATGTTTGGCCCACGGGATCTCTATCGTCCGGGCGAAACGGTGATCCTCAATGCGCTGCTGCGCGATAGCGACGGCAAGCCGCTGGCGGAACAGCCGGTGAAGCTGGAGGTGGTCCAGCCGGATGGCCAGGTGATCCGCTCGGTGATGAGCAAACCGGTTAACGGCCTGTACCAGTTTACTTATCCGCTCGACAGCGGCGCGGCCACCGGCATGTGGCACATTCGCGCCAGCACCGGCGACAACCAGCCCCGCGAGTGGGATTTCCACGTCGAAGACTTTATGCCGGAACGCATGGCGCTGAAGCTGACGCCGCAGGCGGCGCCTGTCGCGCCGAATGCCGATGTCGCCTTTGATGTCAGCGGCGCTTATCTCTACGGCGCGCCGGCCAGCGGCAACACGCTGCAGGGCAAACTGTTCCTGCGCCCGCTTCGCGACGCCGTCGCCGCGCTGCCGGGCTTTGAGTTCGGCGATATCGCAGAAGAAAATCTCTCCCGCAGCCTTGATGAAGTCCAGCTGACGCTGGATGAAAAAGGCCATGGCGAAGTGACCACCTCCAGCCAGTGGCAGGATAGCCATTCGCCGCTGCAGGTGGTGTTGCAGGCGAGCCTGCTGGAGTCCGGTGGGCGTCCGGTCACCCGTACGGTTAAGCAGCCGATCTGGCCTGCCGAGGCGCTGCCGGGGATCCGCCCGCAATTTACCCTGAAGGACGTTTACGACTACCGCACCGACACCACGGTGAAGCAGCCGGTGGTGGATGAAAACAGCAACGCCGCGTTCGATATCGTCTATGCCGACGCCAAAGGCGAGAAAAAAGCCGTTTCCGGCCTGCAGGTGCGGCTGATCCGCGAGCGCCGGGATTATTACTGGAACTGGTCCGATAGCGAAGGCTGGCAGTCGCAGTTCGATCAAAAAGATCTGCAGGAGGGCGAGGAGTCGCTGGATCTGCAGGCCGGCCAGATCGGTAAAGTGAGCTTTCCGGTAGAGTGGGGCTCCTATCGCCTGGAGGTGAAAGGACCGGACGATGTCGTCAGCAGCGTGCGCTTCTGGGCGGGCTACAGCTGGCAGGATAACAGCGAAGGCACCGGCGCAGCGCGCCCGGACCGGGTCACCATGAAGCTGGATAAACCGAGCTATAAGCCGGGCGACACCATCAGGCTGCACATCGCCGCCCCGGCGGCGGGTAAAGGCTACGCGATGGTGGAATCCAGCGAAGGGCCGCTGTGGTGGCAGGAGATTGACGTACCCGCCGAGGGGATGGACCTGTCGATCCCGGTGGATAACGCCTGGAATCGCCACGACCTCTACCTCAGCACGCTGGTGGTTCGCCCCGGCGATAAATCCCGCTCGGCGACGCCGAAACGCGCGGTGGGCCTGCTGCATCTGCCGCTGGGCGATGAAAACCGTCGCCTGACGCTGGCGCTGGAGGCCCCGGATAAAATGCGCCCCAACCAGCCGCTGACGGTGAAAGTGAAAGCCAGCGTCAAAGAGGGAGAGGCGCCGAAGCAGGTTAACGTTCTGCTCTCGGCTGTCGATAGTGGGGTGCTGAATATTACCGATTACGCCACCCCGGATCCGTGGAACGCCTTCTTTGGCCAGAAACGTTATGGGGCGGATATTTATGATATTTACGGCCAGGTGATTGAAGGGCAGGGGCGTGTGGCCAGTCTGCGCTTCGGCGGCGATGGCGACGAGTTAAAACGTGGCGGTAAACCGCCGGTTAACCATGTGACCATCATCGCCCAGCAGGCGCAGCCGGTAGTGCTGAACGATCAGGGCGAAGGGACGGTGACGCTGCCGATCGGTGATTTTAACGGCGAGCTGCGGGTGATGGCTCAGGCCTGGACGGCGGATGACTTCGGCAGCAGCGAAGATAAAGTGGTGGTGGCCGCCCCGGTCATCGCCGAGCTGAATACCCCGCGCTTCCTCGCCAGCGGCGACACCACCCGTCTGGCGCTGGATCTCAGCAACCTGACCGATAAACCGCAAACTCTGCAGGTACATCTTGCCGCCAGCGGACTGGTGACCTTGACCGAGGGTCAACTAACGTCGGTGCAGCTGGCGCCGGGGGCGCGCAGCACGCTGTTTGTGCCGGTGAGCGCGCTGCCGGGCTTTGGCGATGGCCAGGTGAGCGCCACTATCAGCGGCCTGAGCCTGCCGGGGGAAACCTTCGCCCCGCTGCAGAAGCAGTGGAAAATCGGCGTTCGTCCGGCGTTCCCGGCGCAGACCGTCAACAGCGGCGCCGTGCTGCAGCCCGGCGAAAGCTGGCAGGCGCCGGCGGCGCAATCGGCAGGTTTCGCCCCGCAGACGCTGCAGGGCCAGCTGCTGCTCAGCGGCAAGCCGCCGCTGAATCTTGCGCGCTATATCCGCGACCTGAAAGCCTATCCTTACGGCTGCCTTGAGCAGACCGCCAGCGGCCTGTTCCCCTCCCTGTATACCAGCGCGGCGCAGCTAAAAGCGCTGGGCATCAGCGGGGACAGCGACGAAAAACGTCGCGCGGCAATCGATGTCGGGATCTCGCGCCTGCTGCAGATGCAACTGGAAAACGGCGGCTTTGCGCTATGGGATAAAGAGGGGCCGGAAGAGTACTGGCTGACCGCTTACGCCATGGATTTCCTTGTTCGCGCGGGCGAGCAGGGCTATAGCGTACCGGTCAACGCCATTAATAAAGGTAATGAACGCCTGCTGCGCTATCTTCAGGAGCCGGGGCTGATGACCGTGCGCTACAGCGACGACGCCCAGGCAAGCCGCTTTGCCGCTCAGGCCTATGCCGCACTGGTGCTGGCGCGTCAGCAAAAAGCCCCGCTCGGCGCATTGCGTGAAATCTGGAGCCGTCACGACCAGGCGCGATCCGGCCTGCCGCTGCTGCAGCTCGGCATTGCGCTGAAAACCATGGGCGATGCGCCGCGCGGCGATGAGGCCATGAAGCTGGCGGTTGCCACGCCGCGCCATGATGAGAATCGCTGGCTGGGCGATTACGGCAGCTCGCTTCGCGATGACGCGCTGAAGCTGGCGCTGCTGGAAGAGAACAAGCTGCTGCCGGAGGCGCAAAACACGCTGTTGAGCACGCTGTCGGAAGAGGCCTACGGCCAGCGCTGGCTGTCGACCCAGGAAACCAACGCTCTGTTCCTTGCCGGGCGCACGCTGGCCGAACTGCCGGGCGACTGGCAGGCGCAAACCTCGCTGCAGGCCGAGCCGCTCGCTGGCGATAAAGCGCAAACCCGTAACCTCGACGGCGATCGGCTGGCGACGTTGCAGGTGAGCAACACCGGCAGTCAACCGCTGTGGCTGCGTCTGGACAGCAGCGGCTATCCGCAAAGCGCGCCGCAGCCGGGCGGCAACGTCCTGGGGATTGAACGCGCCGTTTTCGATACCCAGGGGCGGCAGAAGTCGCTGTCGTCGCTGCGCAGCGGCGAACTGGTGCTGGTCAAGCTGGAGGTGACCGCCAGACGCAACGTGCCTGACGCGCTGGTGGTTGACCTGCTGCCGGCGGGACTCGAGCTGGAAAACCAGAATCTGGCCAACAGCAGCGCCAGCCTGCAGGAGAATGGCGAAGCGGTGCAAAACCTCCTTAACCAGATGCAGCAGGCCGATATTCAGCATATCGAGTTCCGCGACGACCGCTTCGTCGCCGCTGTCGCGGTCAATGAAGGTCAGCCGGTGACGCTGGTCTACCTGGCGCGGGCGGTCACGCCGGGCACCTACCAGGTCCCGCAGCCGCAGGTGGAATCGATGTATGTGCCGCAGTGGCGGGCGACCGGGACCGCCAGCGGTCCGCTCACCGTGACGCCGTAA